The Aedes albopictus strain Foshan chromosome 1, AalbF5, whole genome shotgun sequence genomic interval ggcATGATAGAAATGGTAGAATTTTCAGTACATCATGGAGAGACGCTTAGGTATGCTATTGCCTAGATAAAGAAATAACGTGTCAATAAAAGATTCGGCAACCGGGTAAAAAAGACGATGGAAGAGCTTCTTAGAGGTAAAAATGCAGTCGGTAAAGAAATTCGTAATTACAAATAAAAGTATGAATATCATTACCATCGTAGCATTGATTTGTGCCTGGTTATGACTGCAAGGAATAGTCTGTATTTGTTTTGTTCGctgtttatttaaaagatttGAATTCATATTTTAATTAAATATTAAAATAAACCAACTCTGAGTAGAAATCGTTTAAAGTGAGCATGTATAACAGTTGAGACACACACCTCATACATCAAAGTGTTGCAGAGCGCGTTCGCACAAAACCTATACGCTTCGAAACGTCAAAAAGAAGAAAACTGGAAGCAACCAAAACAACACCCAAGCCGAGTTCAATTTCGGTGAAATATAATTCGTGTTTTCTGTGATAAATCTGCTGCTAACTCACCTGAATCCTGTGTCGGAACGTTCGCTAGCACTGCCGCGAGATGCTGTACTTGGAGGATTATCTCGAGAGTAGGTATCGATGGGGTTTCCGGGCGATTATAGTAATTTTAGCAGGAGCAAGCCACCGCTGTTGTGATCGGTTTGACAGATGCTTCCACTAACCTTACGGGAAACGTCGGTTTGGTGGGGGCACGTTCACGAAGGAGCGCGCAATTTCCCAATGTTGGCCCAAAAATTTGAATTCGATCACGTGGTTAGAGGGAAGGCCTAATGCGTTTCCGTTTCTCATTGCAGTGATTGAGCATTTGCCTCAGGAACTTCGGGATCGGTTTACAGAAATGCGTGAAATGGATCTGTCTGTGCAGAGTAAGTGATGAAGACTGCTGTACATAATGAGTTTTAAAATTTAACGATTGTCTTGAATGCTCACTTCCAGATAACATTGATTCGCTGGACAAACGAGCGCGAACTCTGTTTCAGCAGTGCCGCCGAGGCGAACTGGTCGGTAGCATGGCCGACGGGGAGTTCGACTCGATCCGTAAGGACTACTACCGTGTTCTGGAAGACTCGGACGAAAAGGTTCAGTTGGCCGGTCAAATGTACGATCTGGTCGATCGCTATCTCCGGCGGTTGGATAGCGAACTGtataaattcaaatgtgaattagaaGCGGATCACAACGGAATCACCGAGATTTTGGAGAAGCGTTCGCTAGAGTTGGATTCTTCCACCAGCAACGGTGGGTTGAATCAGAAAGAGAACCGGTACTTTGACACGTTGACCGGAATATCCGGTGCGCTTTCGAGCTCGACGGCGGCTCGAGTCGAAAGTCGTTACAGCATCAAACCGGAGAAGCGCCGAGATAGGGACAGCAGCATGGTGGGCCTGTCGTCGTTGGGAGGTCCCCCGCCAGAGAAGCGGCAGGCGGTGGCCACCGCCAGTGGTGGAATCGCAAGTAGCCCAGTGGTGCGCCCGACCACACCGAATGTGGCCGCAACGGAAACATACCACAAGCTCCCTCCATCCAGTTCCGTGACTCCTCGGGCCACTTCCTCGGTGGCCTACAATCTGCAGCAGTTTGGAGCGGGTAATGCCATAGCGGCCGCGGCCAGCCAGGCCATCGCTCAGACACAGCAGATGCAACAGGGCAGGAGGACGGCCAGCTTGAAGGCATCGTACGAAGCGATTCACGGAGCTGGCGGAACCGGTACCGGTCCGCACGATTTACTGATCAACAGGGAGTTGGCTGGGGCAACGCACAATGCGCTGCAAGCGGTGGAACGTGAAACCAACAATGCGTTCTCCAATCAACAGCAGCGGAGGCAACACAAGAAGAAACTCACGGCAAATACGTCAGCGGCAGGTTAGTATGATACAGAGATTTTGATCTTTTTTCATATCTAGACAAGACGAGACGAGAAGATTTTTAC includes:
- the LOC109415216 gene encoding inhibitor of growth protein 3 isoform X2; amino-acid sequence: MLYLEDYLEMIEHLPQELRDRFTEMREMDLSVQNNIDSLDKRARTLFQQCRRGELVGSMADGEFDSIRKDYYRVLEDSDEKVQLAGQMYDLVDRYLRRLDSELYKFKCELEADHNGITEILEKRSLELDSSTSNGGLNQKENRYFDTLTGISGALSSSTAARVESRYSIKPEKRRDRDSSMVGLSSLGGPPPEKRQAVATASGGIASSPVVRPTTPNVAATETYHKLPPSSSVTPRATSSVAYNLQQFGAGNAIAAAASQAIAQTQQMQQGRRTASLKASYEAIHGAGGTGTGPHDLLINRELAGATHNALQAVERETNNAFSNQQQRRQHKKKLTANTSAADLLEPSLPGVLSGVGAGSLGGGGPGGISSASSSSGPSSSGGIGIGGAAGGSGIGGLGAGIAGSSSGGSAHTAHLPGGPPMGPSVVLNENGMVVEQTPEGEWTYDPNEPRYCICNQVSYGDMVACDNEDCPFEWFHYPCVNITSTPKGKWYCPQCSSSMKRRASRKN
- the LOC109415216 gene encoding inhibitor of growth protein 3 isoform X1 gives rise to the protein MLYLEDYLEMIEHLPQELRDRFTEMREMDLSVQNNIDSLDKRARTLFQQCRRGELVGSMADGEFDSIRKDYYRVLEDSDEKVQLAGQMYDLVDRYLRRLDSELYKFKCELEADHNGITEILEKRSLELDSSTSNGGLNQKENRYFDTLTGISGALSSSTAARVESRYSIKPEKRRDRDSSMVGLSSLGGPPPEKRQAVATASGGIASSPVVRPTTPNVAATETYHKLPPSSSVTPRATSSVAYNLQQFGAGNAIAAAASQAIAQTQQMQQGRRTASLKASYEAIHGAGGTGTGPHDLLINRELAGATHNALQAVERETNNAFSNQQQRRQHKKKLTANTSAAATLLQAHQKQQQQHSAALSPNLSSSSLDLLEPSLPGVLSGVGAGSLGGGGPGGISSASSSSGPSSSGGIGIGGAAGGSGIGGLGAGIAGSSSGGSAHTAHLPGGPPMGPSVVLNENGMVVEQTPEGEWTYDPNEPRYCICNQVSYGDMVACDNEDCPFEWFHYPCVNITSTPKGKWYCPQCSSSMKRRASRKN